The following is a genomic window from Osmerus eperlanus chromosome 18, fOsmEpe2.1, whole genome shotgun sequence.
GGACTCCCCTGCTTTGGGAGTCACAGTTAGCGGAAACGTCCAGAAGTATGCCATTAAAAAGAAGAAGATTCTCAACGCGGAGGAGAGTGAGCTGTTTGAGCTGACACAGGCTGCAGGCATCTCCATTGATCAAGAAGTCTTCAAGTACGTGAACGCAACTAAAAATCGAATACTAATTATATGTGACAGGCAGGTCGGATAACATCAAACAACATCACTAAACTGCCTTTCCCTCGCCTGTAGGATCATTGTAGACCTCTTGAAGATGAACGTTGCTCCCCAAGCCGTCTTCCAGACGCTGAAAGCCATGTGCGCAGGTCAGAGGGTAGCTGACATCTCACTAGGagactcctcctctgcctctcacaCGACCACCGCCAACACAGCAACTCCGTCAGAACCCCGAGGTCAGTGTCTGGATCTCCctcgacacgcacacacacacacacacacacacacatactaactggTGTTTGGATCAgagcatgtctctctccctgactctgttttactctcactcacacacacacatacatattatCTGTGTCTGGATCagagcctctgtctctctacacacacacacacactaacccgtGTTTGGATAAGAGTACCTTTCTTTACGCatgcactaatacacacactcacagtaaaCTAAGATATTATTAATGCATCTCTCCTTTAATCTTAACCTATACTCTTCTTGTCTTGCAGCCCCTCTATAGCCATATCTATACCCTCTATAGCCATAGCTATACCCTCTATAGCCATAGCTATACCCTCTATAGCCATATCTATACCCTCTATAGCCATAGCTATACCCTCTATAGCCTATATTTCCTAATACAGTCCTGCTTCTATTGTACGTAATCTCCCTCACTGACCTACTGgcatgaccccccctccccccccccccccaccagctcaCATCTCTGTCAAGTGAATGAAAATCTatgggggggaaaggaggagaggaaataaatattgaaaataaatatatacattcAACGTCCAACTCCTCCCCCTTCACACTTCAGTTAGCGCTCTAATTATGTCTTACTCCTTTctttatgtgtttgttttgtttacacaACGTGGTTTGTGCACGGCCActatgtgtatggtgtgtgtgtgtgtgtgtatgctgtgtgtgtgtgtgtgtatgctgtgtgtgtgtgtatgctgtgtgtgtgtgtgtgtatgctgtgtgtgtatgctgtgtgtgtgtgtatgctgtgtgtgtatgctgtgtgtgtgtgtgtgtgtatgctgtgtgtgtgtgtgtatgctgtgtgtgtgtgtatgctgtgtgtgtgtgtgtgtgtatctctactGTTCCATGGTGTGTTTCCTGAAGAAGATGACACTGTAGTGTCAGTCAAGAGCAGTAGGCCcccggctcctcccccctccagctcgGGCCCCAGAGCCTCCCGGGGCAACACTAAGATCGGGGTCCACGGCCCCCAAGAAGCTAGCTCTTCACACCCTCAAGGTCCCCCCTCCTCATTGCCTCTGTGTTCGCTAGCCATCGATCGAttgcttctgtctgtctgtctgcccagccACACTATCAAGtatgctgtgggtgtgtgtttatgtatgtaagAGAGAAATCATTCTGCATTCCTGCATTCCGGTTGTTTGGTTCGGATTGAAATTGATCGCAGTCATCCACCGGCCTTTGGTCATTAGAAGCCAGAAAGTCTGAATAGAGTTTGTTGTCGTTTGTCATTGTGCTTCAGTGACTAATTTTGTCTTGTCAATGTGAAGGAGGTAAGAGTGCATGGCATGCTTTAGAATCATTTGGATTCATCCAAGAGAGAAAAATCTCACATTCCAACCATTTTATCATCTTTGATTTGCTCTATGCTCCTCTGCATGTTTCTATCCTACTCTGAGTTCAACCagtaattaaaaataaaaataaataagttTGAGTAattttctccctccctgtttctctcgtgctctctctctcgctctctctccctccctgtttctctcgtgctctctctctcgctctctccctccctgtttctctcgtgctctctctctcgctctctcccccttccccgtcTCCTACCTACAACTCATtggatcctgattggttgtGTCCTCAGTGCGCAGCAAAGCAGGCGTGGCTCACGGTGACAAGaccagcagagacagagagggttccAGCCAGCGGCTGCAACGACAGGCCAgcgccaccagggggcagaagACCACAAAGAGTTCAGCaagcagcagctcctcctcacAGATGACCTCCAACTAGCCCACAGGagaatccttctctctctgaggtcaccaaagcctcccccacgctgacctctgacctttatGTCCATACTGGGTTGAGTCTCTCAAAACATCCAATAAACGCTTACTGCTGGATGGATGAGTTTTTGAGAGTGAGAATGTTGAAGTTTCACTTGATGATCGCGCAGAGTGGAGTGGATGACAAATACTAGAACATTCCCAAACAACATTTGGGGTCTGTTCGGTACAAAAACGATTCAAGTTGTAGGTTGTGTTTTTGGGGGATTTAATACTGTGCTTCTGTCTGCATCTGTTGCCAATGTTTTATATTTGCTTGTACGGTTATTGTTTATCATTTGGACTAAATGGACACTGAATATATTG
Proteins encoded in this region:
- the mzt2b gene encoding mitotic-spindle organizing protein 2 isoform X2; amino-acid sequence: MSHSQPSGPLPSAPDSPALGVTVSGNVQKYAIKKKKILNAEESELFELTQAAGISIDQEVFKIIVDLLKMNVAPQAVFQTLKAMCAGQRVADISLGDSSSASHTTTANTATPSEPRDDTVVSVKSSRPPAPPPSSSGPRASRGNTKIGVHGPQEASSSHPQVRSKAGVAHGDKTSRDREGSSQRLQRQASATRGQKTTKSSASSSSSSQMTSN
- the mzt2b gene encoding mitotic-spindle organizing protein 2 isoform X3, whose amino-acid sequence is MSHSQPSGPLPSAPDSPALGVTVSGNVQKYAIKKKKILNAEESELFELTQAAGISIDQEVFKIIVDLLKMNVAPQAVFQTLKAMCAGQRVADISLGDSSSASHTTTANTATPSEPRVRSKAGVAHGDKTSRDREGSSQRLQRQASATRGQKTTKSSASSSSSSQMTSN
- the mzt2b gene encoding mitotic-spindle organizing protein 2 isoform X1 — encoded protein: MSHSQPSGPLPSAPDSPALGVTVSGNVQKYAIKKKKILNAEESELFELTQAAGISIDQEVFKIIVDLLKMNVAPQAVFQTLKAMCAGQRVADISLGDSSSASHTTTANTATPSEPREDDTVVSVKSSRPPAPPPSSSGPRASRGNTKIGVHGPQEASSSHPQVRSKAGVAHGDKTSRDREGSSQRLQRQASATRGQKTTKSSASSSSSSQMTSN